One region of Anthonomus grandis grandis chromosome 22, icAntGran1.3, whole genome shotgun sequence genomic DNA includes:
- the LOC126748350 gene encoding uncharacterized protein LOC126748350 encodes MYFIKSLVIVTAAAFAVSGITIDAGYEDYGIQGNGYQNYLVGQEAYRKEEKKDKQDFSKIPGIPGHDYPIYHTVPHTSFSCKHVPALPGMYANVETGCQAYHVCHDGREGEQGSSFLCTNGTLFNQKEFACDWWYNVNCKEAINLYSLNLDPKKNPYFQKRKDVPTEEEKAGEEVEQYIKIII; translated from the exons atgtattttattaaaagtcttGTAATAGTTACGGCGGCTGCATTTGCAGTTAGCGGAATAACCATT GATGCTGGATATGAAGATTACGGAATTCAAGGTAACGGGTACCAAAATTACTTGGTAGGCCAAGAAGCTTACAGAAAGGAAGAGAAAAAAGATAAACAAGATTTTTCCAAGATTCCTGGTATTCCAGGGCATGACTATCCAATTTATCATACTGTGCCACATACTTCATTTTCTTGTAAGCATGTACCAGCTTTACCAGGAATGTATGCAAATGTGGAAACTGGATGCCAG gcatatcaTGTTTGTCATGACGGAAGAGAGGGTGAACAGGGATCATCATTTTTGTGTACCAATGGAACACTTTTTAATCAAAAGGAATTCGCTTGTGACTGGTGGTATAATGTCAACTGTAAAGAAGCGATCAATTTATACAGCTTAAATTTAGACCCTAAGAAGAATCCGTATTTCCAAAAAAGAAAGGATGTACCTACAGAAGAAGAAAAAGCTGGTGAAGAAGTAGAGCAAtatataaagattattatttaa